In Armatimonadota bacterium, one genomic interval encodes:
- a CDS encoding alpha/beta hydrolase, with protein MRFLFVLAAVWLACPVHAQWGVAESRDVVYTQGGGAPQKLDLFVPVPMTVAKRPAIVFVHGGGWSGGSKADFTDWARYYARKGYVCTSIDYRLAPRHVWPAQIDDAQASVRWMRKNAAVLGVDPGRIAALGASAGGHLVLLLGTTETLNDADPDLHGYSSKVQAVVDYYGPTDFRYPKEWDPLVWGLIESMVGKPVTESPWLYRQAAPLSHVTPDDAPMLVFQGTVDPIVPPVQSRRLDAVLTSLGIAHQYNEFPYEGHGFGTLEVFFFCFWQTDLWLSKNLR; from the coding sequence GTGCGTTTCTTGTTCGTCTTGGCGGCGGTTTGGCTTGCATGTCCGGTCCACGCCCAATGGGGCGTCGCCGAATCCCGCGACGTCGTCTACACCCAAGGCGGCGGCGCGCCCCAAAAGCTCGACCTCTTCGTGCCCGTTCCGATGACCGTCGCCAAACGGCCGGCGATCGTGTTCGTCCACGGGGGAGGGTGGAGCGGCGGCAGCAAGGCGGACTTCACCGACTGGGCGCGGTACTACGCGCGGAAGGGCTATGTCTGCACGTCTATCGACTACCGCTTAGCTCCGAGACACGTATGGCCGGCGCAGATCGACGACGCTCAGGCCTCCGTCCGCTGGATGCGCAAGAACGCGGCGGTATTGGGCGTCGACCCCGGCCGGATCGCGGCCCTCGGAGCTTCGGCGGGCGGCCATCTGGTCTTGCTGCTCGGGACGACCGAGACCCTGAACGACGCCGATCCCGATCTCCACGGCTACTCTTCGAAGGTCCAGGCCGTCGTCGACTACTACGGACCGACCGACTTCCGTTATCCGAAAGAGTGGGACCCGCTGGTGTGGGGGTTGATCGAATCGATGGTCGGGAAGCCGGTGACGGAATCGCCTTGGCTCTACCGGCAGGCCGCACCGTTGTCTCACGTCACGCCGGACGATGCGCCGATGCTCGTGTTCCAAGGGACGGTCGATCCGATCGTGCCGCCTGTCCAGAGCCGGCGGTTGGACGCCGTGCTGACGTCGCTCGGGATCGCCCACCAGTACAACGAGTTCCCTTACGAGGGCCACGGGTTCGGCACGCTCGAAGTGTTCTTCTTCTGTTTCTGGCAGACCGATCTCTGGCTGTCCAAGAACCTGCGCTGA